A window from Streptomyces sp. NBC_00299 encodes these proteins:
- a CDS encoding GNAT family N-acetyltransferase, producing the protein MRIRPATADDLPVLQDIERASGAVFRDFGMAAIADDEPPALDVLEHYRSAGRAWVACDAGDRPVGYLICVPVGGALHIEQVSVHPVAARRGVGRTLLAYAADRAREQDLTALTLTTFTEVPWNAPYYARLGFRVLDEAELTPGLRKIRADEAELGLDRWPRVCMRRALDGR; encoded by the coding sequence ATGCGCATCCGCCCCGCGACCGCCGACGACCTCCCCGTCCTCCAGGACATCGAACGCGCCTCCGGAGCCGTCTTCCGCGACTTCGGCATGGCGGCGATCGCCGACGACGAGCCGCCCGCCTTGGACGTCCTGGAGCACTACCGCAGCGCGGGCCGCGCCTGGGTCGCCTGTGACGCGGGCGACCGGCCGGTCGGCTATCTGATCTGCGTGCCCGTCGGCGGCGCCCTGCACATCGAGCAGGTCTCGGTCCACCCGGTCGCCGCCCGCCGGGGCGTGGGCCGCACCCTCCTCGCGTACGCCGCCGACCGCGCGCGCGAGCAGGACCTCACCGCCCTCACCCTGACCACGTTCACGGAGGTTCCGTGGAACGCGCCGTACTACGCCCGGCTGGGCTTTCGCGTACTGGACGAGGCCGAGCTCACCCCGGGGCTGCGGAAGATCCGCGCCGACGAGGCGGAGCTCGGCCTCGACCGGTGGCCCCGGGTCTGCATGCGCCGCGCCCTGGACGGCCGGTGA
- a CDS encoding AMP-binding protein: MSSELSYTHGTSDTALLGDTIGANLDRAVAAWPDREALVDVPSGRRWTYARFAADVDELAYALLASGVAKGDRVGIWAINCPEWVLVQYATARVGAIMVNINPAYRTHEVEYVLNQAGISLLFASLSHKTSDYRAMVEQVRGKCPQLRETVYIGDPSWDALIARATPAPFEELSCDDPINIQYTSGTTGFPKGATLSHHNILNNGYFVGELITYTEQDRVCVPVPFYHCFGMVMGNLAATSHGACMVIPAPSFDPKATLEAVQQERCTSLYGVPTMFIAELNLPDFASYDLSSLRTGIMAGSPCPVEVMKRVVAEMHMEEVSICYGMTETSPVSLQTRRDDDLEHRTSTVGRVLPHIEVKIVDPATGVTQPRGTAGELCTRGYSVMLGYWNEPEKTAETVDAGRWMHTGDLATMRENGYVEIVGRIKDMIIRGGENIYPREIEEFLYAHPKIADVQVVGVPHERYGEEVLACVIPRDAAAPLTLEELRAFCEGQLAHYKIPSRLQILETFPMTVSGKVRKVELREKYADSRG; this comes from the coding sequence GTGAGCTCAGAGCTGTCGTACACGCACGGGACGAGCGACACCGCCCTGCTCGGGGACACGATCGGGGCCAACCTGGACCGGGCGGTCGCCGCGTGGCCCGACCGGGAGGCGCTGGTCGACGTGCCGTCCGGGCGGCGCTGGACGTACGCCCGGTTCGCCGCCGACGTCGACGAGTTGGCGTACGCGCTGCTCGCGAGCGGCGTCGCCAAGGGTGACCGGGTGGGCATCTGGGCGATCAACTGTCCGGAATGGGTGCTGGTCCAGTACGCCACGGCCCGCGTCGGCGCGATCATGGTGAACATCAATCCCGCCTACCGCACCCACGAGGTCGAGTACGTCCTCAACCAGGCGGGAATCTCGCTCCTCTTCGCCTCCCTGAGCCACAAGACGAGCGACTACCGGGCGATGGTCGAGCAGGTGCGCGGAAAGTGCCCGCAGCTGCGGGAGACCGTGTACATCGGGGACCCGAGCTGGGACGCGCTGATCGCGCGGGCCACACCCGCCCCGTTCGAGGAGCTGTCCTGCGACGACCCGATCAACATCCAGTACACGTCGGGCACGACGGGCTTCCCCAAGGGGGCCACCCTCTCCCACCACAACATCCTCAACAACGGCTACTTCGTGGGGGAGTTGATCACGTACACCGAGCAGGACCGGGTCTGCGTCCCGGTGCCCTTCTACCACTGCTTCGGCATGGTGATGGGCAATCTGGCCGCCACCTCGCACGGCGCCTGCATGGTGATCCCGGCCCCGTCCTTCGACCCGAAGGCCACGCTGGAGGCAGTCCAGCAGGAGCGCTGTACGTCCCTGTACGGCGTCCCGACGATGTTCATCGCGGAGCTGAACCTCCCCGACTTCGCGTCGTACGACCTCTCCTCCCTGCGCACCGGCATCATGGCGGGCTCGCCCTGCCCGGTGGAGGTGATGAAGCGGGTCGTCGCCGAGATGCACATGGAGGAGGTCTCCATCTGCTACGGCATGACCGAGACGTCCCCGGTGTCCCTGCAGACGCGGCGGGACGACGACCTGGAACACCGCACGTCCACGGTCGGCCGCGTCCTGCCGCACATCGAGGTGAAGATCGTCGACCCGGCGACCGGTGTGACCCAGCCGCGCGGCACGGCGGGCGAGCTGTGCACCCGCGGCTACAGCGTGATGCTCGGCTACTGGAACGAGCCCGAGAAGACCGCCGAGACCGTCGACGCCGGCCGCTGGATGCACACCGGCGACCTCGCGACGATGCGCGAGAACGGCTACGTCGAGATCGTCGGCCGCATCAAGGACATGATCATCCGGGGCGGCGAGAACATCTACCCGCGCGAGATCGAGGAGTTCCTCTACGCCCACCCCAAGATCGCCGACGTCCAGGTCGTCGGGGTGCCCCACGAACGGTACGGCGAGGAGGTACTGGCCTGCGTCATCCCGCGCGACGCGGCCGCCCCGCTCACGCTGGAGGAGCTGCGGGCCTTCTGCGAGGGGCAACTGGCCCACTACAAGATCCCGAGCCGGTTGCAGATCCTTGAGACCTTCCCGATGACGGTGTCCGGGAAGGTGCGGAAGGTGGAGCTGCGGGAGAAGTACGCGGACAGCAGGGGCTGA
- a CDS encoding AMP-binding protein, giving the protein MTTGTEEFRSARDFLLEHREDYPTAYEGFTWPRPERFNWALDWFDVIADGNDRTALHIVEEDGSEVRLSFAEMSERSDRVAGWLRARGVRAEDRVLVMLGNQAELWEIALAAMKLRAVVIPATPLLGPADLRDRVERGRVRHVLVRAEDTGKFDEVPGRYTRISVGGAHEGWQTYEDAYAAPAGFTPDGPTASDDPLMLYFTSGTTARPKLVEHTHASYPIGHLATMYWIGLKPGDVHLNISSPGWAKHAWSNLFAPWNAEATVFIHNYTRFDPARLMAEMDRAGVTTFCAPPTVWRMLIQADLSALRTRPREVVAAGEPLNPEVIERVREAWGVTIRDGFGQTETAVQVSNSPGQPLKTGSMGRPSPGFRVELLDPVSGAPGADEGEIALDLSGRPVGVMTGYHGDADRTSEAMAGGYYRTGDIGSRDADGYITYVGRADDVFKASDYKISPFELESALLEHEAVAEAAVVPAPDALRLAVPKAYVVLAEGWEPGPDTAKVLFEHSREVLAPYKRIRRLEFAPLPKTVSGKIRRIELREATAAGSDAEYREEDFR; this is encoded by the coding sequence ATGACGACGGGGACGGAGGAGTTCCGCAGTGCGCGGGACTTCCTGCTCGAGCACCGCGAGGACTACCCGACCGCCTACGAGGGCTTCACCTGGCCCCGGCCGGAGCGGTTCAACTGGGCGCTCGACTGGTTCGACGTCATCGCGGACGGAAACGACCGCACCGCGCTGCACATCGTCGAGGAGGACGGCAGCGAGGTCCGTCTGTCCTTCGCCGAGATGTCGGAGCGCTCCGACCGCGTCGCGGGCTGGCTGCGGGCGCGCGGCGTCCGCGCCGAGGACCGCGTCCTCGTCATGCTCGGCAACCAGGCCGAACTGTGGGAGATCGCCCTCGCCGCCATGAAGCTGCGAGCCGTCGTCATCCCGGCCACCCCGCTGCTCGGCCCCGCCGACCTGCGCGACCGGGTGGAGCGCGGACGGGTGCGGCATGTGCTCGTGCGGGCCGAGGACACCGGCAAGTTCGACGAGGTGCCCGGCCGCTACACGCGCATCAGCGTCGGCGGCGCACACGAGGGCTGGCAGACGTACGAGGACGCGTACGCCGCCCCGGCCGGCTTCACCCCCGACGGGCCGACCGCGTCCGACGACCCGCTGATGCTCTACTTCACCTCCGGCACCACCGCCCGCCCCAAGCTGGTCGAGCACACCCACGCCTCGTATCCGATCGGGCACCTGGCCACCATGTACTGGATCGGCCTCAAGCCCGGCGACGTGCACCTGAACATCTCCTCGCCCGGCTGGGCCAAGCACGCCTGGTCCAACCTCTTCGCGCCGTGGAACGCGGAGGCGACCGTCTTCATCCACAACTACACGCGCTTCGACCCGGCCCGCCTGATGGCCGAGATGGACCGCGCCGGCGTCACCACCTTCTGCGCCCCGCCGACCGTCTGGCGCATGCTCATCCAGGCCGACCTGAGCGCCCTGCGCACCCGCCCGCGCGAGGTCGTCGCCGCCGGTGAGCCGCTCAATCCCGAGGTCATCGAGCGGGTGCGCGAGGCGTGGGGCGTGACCATCCGGGACGGGTTCGGGCAGACCGAGACCGCGGTCCAGGTCTCCAACAGCCCCGGCCAGCCCCTGAAGACCGGTTCCATGGGCCGCCCCAGCCCCGGCTTCCGCGTGGAACTCCTCGACCCGGTCTCCGGCGCACCCGGCGCCGACGAGGGCGAGATCGCCCTCGATCTGTCCGGCCGCCCCGTCGGTGTGATGACCGGCTACCACGGCGACGCCGACCGTACGTCGGAGGCGATGGCCGGCGGCTACTACCGCACCGGCGACATCGGCTCCCGGGACGCCGACGGCTACATCACCTACGTCGGCCGCGCGGACGACGTCTTCAAGGCGTCCGACTACAAGATCTCCCCGTTCGAGCTGGAGAGCGCCCTGCTGGAACACGAGGCGGTGGCCGAGGCGGCCGTCGTGCCCGCGCCGGACGCGCTGCGGCTCGCGGTGCCGAAGGCGTACGTCGTCCTCGCGGAGGGCTGGGAGCCCGGCCCCGACACGGCCAAGGTGCTCTTCGAGCACTCACGGGAGGTGTTGGCGCCGTACAAGCGCATCCGCCGCCTGGAGTTCGCGCCGCTGCCCAAGACCGTCTCCGGCAAGATCCGCCGCATCGAGCTGCGCGAGGCCACGGCAGCCGGTTCGGACGCCGAGTACCGCGAGGAGGACTTCCGGTGA
- a CDS encoding helix-turn-helix transcriptional regulator produces the protein MAVDAAASVEIRGALLRLRRSTGLPVAFGGLVEPGRPRVRISELNGTATESLSRLAVTAGNGLGGKAVALARPCAVTDYSASQQITHEYDAAVAVEGLRSVLAVPVVVRRRVRGVLYGALRTAQPLGDRTLTAAVEAARDVEQALVVRDEVRGLLEAARAETAPVRTPPLDRGADWEQVREAHAALRALAPRIGDPALRAELLDACGLLADGPARAPSGVRLAPRELDVLACVAAGSTNAVAGERLGLRVETVRSYLRSAMRKLGTHTRGEAVVAARRAGLLP, from the coding sequence GTGGCAGTGGACGCGGCCGCATCGGTGGAGATAAGGGGCGCGCTGCTGCGCCTGCGCCGCTCGACCGGGCTGCCGGTCGCCTTCGGCGGCCTGGTGGAGCCCGGGCGTCCGCGCGTGCGCATCAGCGAACTGAACGGCACGGCCACCGAGTCCCTGAGCAGGCTCGCGGTGACCGCCGGCAACGGCCTGGGCGGCAAGGCGGTGGCCCTCGCCCGCCCGTGCGCGGTCACGGACTACTCCGCCTCGCAGCAGATCACCCATGAGTACGACGCCGCCGTCGCCGTGGAGGGACTGCGTTCGGTGCTGGCAGTCCCGGTCGTCGTACGACGCCGGGTGCGCGGAGTCCTGTACGGCGCCCTGCGCACGGCCCAGCCTCTGGGCGACCGCACGCTGACGGCGGCCGTCGAGGCGGCACGGGACGTCGAACAGGCACTGGTGGTGCGGGACGAGGTCCGGGGGCTGCTGGAGGCGGCACGGGCCGAGACGGCGCCGGTGCGGACGCCGCCGCTCGACCGGGGCGCCGACTGGGAGCAGGTCCGCGAGGCCCACGCGGCGCTGCGGGCTCTGGCCCCGCGCATCGGCGACCCCGCCCTGCGCGCGGAACTGCTGGACGCCTGCGGCCTGCTGGCGGACGGCCCGGCGCGTGCGCCGAGCGGCGTGCGGCTGGCCCCGCGCGAGCTGGACGTGCTGGCGTGCGTGGCCGCCGGCTCGACGAACGCGGTCGCCGGCGAGCGGCTGGGGCTGCGGGTGGAGACGGTCAGGAGCTATCTGCGGTCGGCCATGCGGAAGCTGGGCACCCACACGCGCGGGGAGGCGGTGGTCGCGGCACGCCGGGCGGGGTTGCTGCCGTAG
- a CDS encoding helix-turn-helix transcriptional regulator, with protein MTVRRDFKEPAGCRPDQVIGREELFTAAREQLGRGGSVLLHGPAGIGKSTVLRALAGEYGGAARTVLRCSDLLGLVLDEVSERLPAAQRTALESALTGRGESTLQRDGLALRLAVLSALRALADTGPVLVVADDLQWLDPASAELLGFAARRLGDTPVRMLCAVRTEGEEYDRHLRASPPDTLAVRLGPLSRAQLSALLDHRGYTGLPRSTVRDIHRTSGGNALFALELGRALAENPTPPRPGEPLPVPTSLRALVLNRLEMLSEEARRTLLVASAGARPTLALLHEAGRANAEAETAQAAGLGLLATEPEGPAVRFAHPMISAALYAEAPAQDRRAAHAALSTAASDPIERARHLALATHGTDPEVAARLAEAAALARDRGAPSVAAQLGLLAARHTPADGTPSPELMRLAAAEDAITAGELDLARDIAREVLSRTTVPEDRVRAWIIVIDTAGHAMTEVDAIFPQALADAGDDPRLLALVHYQLTWRALLVEGDFDEARGEAAYAAELAARAGDRYTELMALAFQAQIETLMGHPDAPATIRRALEEPQDPRVACHHNGAGYSRFRWLIMSDQLAEARATVTALLREVRRRGSVESEVHFLRGVAETELHSGHCSRALDLARESLRLARDTGIGEVASAVLTSLAEAAGGDVDRALELAREAVAHAEEDGDQMYVSRALAALGHAQLVAGDVAAAVRSLRRVREVEQGLGITDPARGRWHGDLAEALVRSGEIAEAQDVIDGTRELALRLDRESVLAVLDRAEALIRAARGEHDAAAAQLTSAQDRLGKLGYSLEEARAAFALAQLRSDTAGPTSYDEAARLFRRCRALPWLRQVEVAAAARPVEAAPTPTPTSAPDGLDGLDGLASMERQVAALVMEGATNREIAARLFISVKTVEATLTRVYRKLGIRSRVDIVRLAAGRRTT; from the coding sequence GTGACCGTGCGACGGGACTTCAAGGAGCCTGCCGGCTGCCGCCCCGACCAGGTCATCGGCAGGGAGGAGCTGTTCACGGCGGCACGTGAGCAGCTCGGGCGGGGCGGCAGCGTGCTGCTGCACGGCCCTGCCGGAATTGGGAAGTCGACGGTCCTGCGGGCTTTGGCCGGGGAATACGGCGGCGCGGCACGCACCGTGTTGCGCTGCTCGGACCTGCTCGGCCTGGTCCTGGACGAGGTGTCCGAGCGACTGCCCGCGGCACAGCGCACCGCCCTGGAGTCCGCCCTCACCGGCCGCGGCGAGTCCACCCTCCAGCGCGACGGCCTCGCGCTGCGCCTGGCCGTGCTGTCCGCCCTGCGCGCCCTCGCCGACACCGGGCCCGTCCTCGTCGTCGCCGACGACCTTCAATGGCTCGACCCGGCAAGCGCCGAACTCCTCGGATTCGCCGCCCGGCGCCTCGGCGACACCCCGGTGCGGATGCTGTGCGCGGTGCGGACCGAGGGCGAGGAGTACGACCGCCACCTGCGCGCCTCTCCGCCGGACACCCTCGCCGTCCGGCTGGGCCCGCTCTCCCGCGCCCAGCTGTCCGCCCTGCTGGACCACCGCGGTTACACCGGCCTGCCCCGCTCCACGGTCCGCGACATCCACCGCACCAGCGGCGGCAACGCCCTGTTCGCCCTCGAACTGGGCCGCGCCCTCGCGGAGAACCCCACACCGCCCCGCCCCGGCGAGCCCCTGCCGGTGCCCACCTCGCTGCGCGCCCTGGTGCTGAACCGCCTGGAGATGCTGTCGGAGGAAGCCCGCCGCACCCTCCTCGTGGCGAGCGCGGGCGCCCGCCCCACGCTGGCCCTGCTGCACGAGGCCGGCCGTGCCAACGCCGAGGCCGAGACCGCCCAGGCCGCCGGACTCGGACTGCTCGCCACCGAACCCGAGGGTCCCGCCGTACGGTTCGCGCACCCGATGATCTCCGCGGCGCTGTACGCGGAGGCGCCCGCGCAGGACCGCCGGGCCGCGCACGCCGCCCTGTCCACCGCCGCGTCCGACCCCATCGAGCGCGCCCGGCACCTGGCCCTGGCGACCCATGGCACCGACCCGGAGGTCGCCGCCCGGCTCGCCGAGGCCGCCGCCCTGGCCCGGGACCGTGGAGCGCCGTCGGTGGCCGCGCAGTTGGGGCTGCTCGCCGCCCGGCACACTCCGGCGGACGGCACCCCGAGCCCGGAACTGATGCGCCTGGCCGCCGCCGAGGACGCGATCACCGCCGGGGAACTGGACCTCGCCCGGGACATCGCCCGTGAGGTGCTGAGCCGCACGACCGTGCCCGAGGACCGGGTGCGGGCCTGGATCATCGTGATCGACACGGCGGGCCACGCCATGACGGAGGTCGACGCGATCTTCCCGCAGGCCCTGGCCGACGCCGGCGACGACCCCCGGTTGCTCGCCCTGGTCCACTACCAACTCACCTGGCGCGCCCTGCTCGTGGAGGGCGACTTCGACGAGGCCCGCGGCGAGGCGGCGTACGCGGCGGAGCTGGCCGCGCGGGCCGGCGACCGGTACACCGAGCTGATGGCGCTCGCCTTCCAGGCCCAGATCGAGACCCTGATGGGCCACCCGGACGCCCCCGCGACCATCAGGCGGGCACTCGAAGAGCCCCAGGACCCGAGGGTGGCGTGCCATCACAACGGCGCCGGCTACTCCCGGTTCCGCTGGCTGATCATGAGCGACCAGCTGGCCGAGGCGCGCGCCACGGTCACCGCCCTGCTGCGGGAGGTGCGGCGGCGCGGGTCGGTCGAGAGCGAGGTGCACTTCCTGCGCGGGGTGGCCGAGACCGAACTGCACTCCGGGCACTGCTCACGCGCCCTCGACCTGGCCCGCGAGAGTCTGCGGCTGGCCCGGGACACCGGGATCGGCGAGGTGGCCTCAGCGGTGCTGACCTCGCTCGCGGAGGCCGCGGGCGGGGACGTGGACCGGGCACTGGAGCTGGCGCGGGAAGCGGTGGCGCACGCCGAGGAGGACGGCGACCAGATGTACGTGTCGCGTGCCCTGGCCGCCCTGGGGCACGCCCAGTTGGTGGCCGGGGACGTGGCGGCGGCGGTCCGTTCGCTGCGCCGGGTGCGGGAGGTGGAGCAGGGCCTCGGCATCACCGACCCGGCGCGCGGACGGTGGCACGGCGACCTGGCCGAGGCCCTGGTGCGCAGCGGGGAGATCGCGGAGGCGCAGGACGTCATCGACGGCACGCGTGAGCTGGCGCTGCGGCTGGACCGCGAGAGCGTACTGGCCGTACTGGACCGGGCCGAGGCGCTGATCCGTGCGGCACGGGGCGAACACGACGCCGCCGCGGCCCAGTTGACGTCGGCCCAGGACCGGCTCGGCAAGCTGGGCTACAGCCTGGAAGAGGCGCGGGCCGCCTTCGCCCTGGCCCAGCTGCGCTCCGATACCGCGGGCCCGACCTCGTACGACGAGGCGGCCCGGCTGTTCCGCCGCTGCCGGGCACTGCCCTGGCTGCGGCAGGTCGAGGTCGCCGCGGCCGCGCGGCCCGTGGAGGCGGCCCCCACCCCCACCCCCACCTCCGCCCCGGACGGGCTCGACGGCCTGGACGGGCTCGCCTCGATGGAGCGTCAGGTCGCCGCGCTCGTCATGGAGGGCGCGACCAACCGGGAGATCGCCGCACGCCTGTTCATCAGCGTCAAGACGGTCGAGGCGACGCTCACCCGCGTCTATCGCAAGCTGGGGATCCGATCGCGGGTCGACATCGTCAGACTGGCGGCGGGACGCCGCACGACCTGA
- a CDS encoding S1 family peptidase, which yields MFGLTRARKTAAVAATAAAAAAALLSAPTAEAASSRIVGGTTTTTTSYPFMMQITDASQNQFCGGTLVSATKVVTAAHCMVGESNSSVRVVGGRTYLNGTNGTVSQVSDIWIHPDYSDVTEGNDVAVLTLSTSMPYTPASYVDSSDTGVYATGATARIIGWGTTSSGGSSSNQLRTATVPIVSNSSCASSYGSDFIPSDMVCAGYTSGGVDTCQGDSGGPLLIGGVLAGITSWGEGCAQAGYPGIYTRLTTFSDEVSEQVS from the coding sequence ATGTTCGGGCTCACCCGTGCCAGAAAGACCGCCGCCGTCGCGGCGACCGCTGCCGCCGCCGCGGCCGCACTGCTCAGCGCCCCCACCGCTGAGGCGGCGTCCTCCCGCATCGTGGGCGGTACGACCACCACGACGACCTCGTATCCCTTCATGATGCAGATCACGGACGCCTCACAGAACCAGTTCTGCGGCGGCACGCTGGTCTCCGCGACCAAGGTGGTCACCGCGGCCCACTGCATGGTCGGCGAGAGCAACAGCAGCGTCCGCGTCGTCGGCGGGCGCACCTACCTCAACGGCACGAACGGCACCGTCAGCCAGGTCAGCGACATATGGATCCACCCGGACTACTCGGACGTCACCGAGGGCAACGACGTCGCCGTGCTGACCCTGTCCACGTCGATGCCGTACACGCCGGCCTCGTACGTCGACTCCTCGGACACCGGCGTGTACGCGACCGGCGCCACCGCCCGCATCATCGGCTGGGGCACCACCTCCTCGGGCGGCAGCTCCTCCAACCAGCTGCGCACGGCGACCGTGCCGATCGTGTCCAACTCCAGCTGCGCGAGCTCCTACGGTTCGGACTTCATCCCGTCCGACATGGTCTGCGCCGGATACACCTCCGGCGGCGTCGACACCTGCCAGGGCGACAGCGGCGGCCCCCTGCTCATCGGGGGCGTCCTGGCAGGCATCACTTCCTGGGGCGAGGGCTGCGCCCAAGCCGGGTACCCGGGCATCTACACCCGGCTGACCACGTTCTCGGACGAGGTCAGCGAGCAGGTCTCCTGA